The sequence below is a genomic window from Lentimicrobium saccharophilum.
AAAACCGCTCGACCTCAGTATGTATAAGTTCAATCCCGGAGCCACCCACTTCTATGCACTGATCGTTGACGGTGCTTCAGTGAATGTTTACGGCACCAAAGTCAGGATTTCGGACTTCAATACGAAGAACTACAGCGTGGAAGGGCTTCAGGTAAACAGCGTGCTTCTTGATAACAGCAGGCAGATGATTACCATAAGCAGTTTCAACGAACTGGACAAAGCCATGAAATATTTCAACGGCATCAAAGAAGACACTTATGTCTTCTCAGGCATCAAAGAAGGCACATTTGAACAATTCCTGATTTCAGCCGAAAACTACCCGGTCTTCTTCAAGGAAAAAAATACAGCTGCCTACAAGCAGTTCTTCGAAAAAAATTACCTGAAAAAGTAATTTCTGAAAGAATTAATCCGAAATTAGCAGTTATTAAAACAATTGTGATGGCAAAAAATACGCTACCAGAACCTCCGCAATCCGCAAACCTGATTCAGTCGGGAACTTTCATTACCGGCGATATTGAATCGAATGGCAATATCAGGATTGACGGCACACTGAAAGGAACTGTTACTGCAGGAGGAAAGGTAATTCTGGGTTCTACCGGAACCGTTGAAGGCGATATTATCTGCATCAACGCAGATATCGAAGGAAAAGTAAACGGAACCATCAGGGTAAAGGAACTGCTCTCTTTCAAGGCAACCGCCCTGGTGAACGGCGAAATCATGACCGACAAACTTGCCATTGAACCGGGGGCAAGATTTACGGGCACTTGCCGGATGGATACCAATACCCCTGATACCATCCCGGCTCAGCATTATGCCGAGGCCGAACAACAA
It includes:
- a CDS encoding bactofilin family protein, which produces MAKNTLPEPPQSANLIQSGTFITGDIESNGNIRIDGTLKGTVTAGGKVILGSTGTVEGDIICINADIEGKVNGTIRVKELLSFKATALVNGEIMTDKLAIEPGARFTGTCRMDTNTPDTIPAQHYAEAEQQ